The proteins below come from a single bacterium genomic window:
- a CDS encoding DUF2062 domain-containing protein, with amino-acid sequence MDGTRGTRLKLTMTSRAYRLLLLHPVRLVRRLLAEHATPRSLAAAAALGMFVGALPVIGLHTLLVYALARRLRLNRLMALGANQLGMPPFVPALCIETGYYLRHGEFLTEISMRTLGREALDRFWEWLIGAFTLGPVLALTVGGAIWMLAALVQRRGAGDADGGPGAGAEGESGKATTAGQP; translated from the coding sequence ATGGACGGCACGCGCGGCACGCGCCTCAAGCTGACGATGACCTCGCGCGCCTACCGCCTGCTGCTGCTGCACCCCGTCCGCCTGGTGCGGCGCCTGCTCGCGGAGCACGCCACCCCCCGCAGCCTCGCGGCCGCCGCGGCGCTCGGCATGTTCGTCGGCGCCCTGCCCGTGATCGGACTGCACACGCTGCTGGTCTACGCGCTGGCCCGGCGCCTGCGGCTGAACCGGCTGATGGCCCTCGGGGCGAACCAGCTCGGCATGCCGCCGTTCGTCCCGGCGCTCTGCATCGAGACCGGGTACTACCTGCGGCACGGCGAGTTCCTCACCGAGATTTCGATGCGCACGCTCGGGCGCGAGGCGCTGGACCGCTTCTGGGAGTGGCTGATCGGCGCGTTCACGCTCGGCCCGGTGCTGGCCCTCACCGTCGGCGGCGCGATCTGGATGCTCGCGGCGCTGGTCCAGCGGCGAGGGGCGGGGGACGCGGACGGCGGGCCGGGCGCAGGCGCGGAAGGAGAAAGCGGGAAGGCGACCACGGCCGGGCAGCCATGA